The Streptomyces sp. NBC_00483 genome contains the following window.
TGACCCCGCTCAAGCGCCTCGAGGTCACGGGCCCGGGCGCCCTGACGTTCCTGCAAGGCCTCTCAACGAACCAGCTGGACAAGGCAGTCGGCGCGGTGACGTACACCCTGCTCCTCGACGAGGCGGGCGGCGTACTGAGCGACCTCACCGTCGCCCGGCTCGCCGATGACCGCTTCCAGGTCGGCGCCAACAGCAACCTCGACCTCGCCTGGCTGCGCCGCCACCTGCCCGCCGACGGCACCGTGCAGGTCCGTGACATCACGGCCGGTACCTGCTGCATCGGGGTATGGGGCCCGCGCGCCCGCGACCTCGTGCAGCCCCTCACCGACGCCGACTTCTCGCACGAGAACTTCGGCTACTTCAAGGCGAAGCAGGCCTTCATCGGGGACGTCCCGGTGACCGCGATGCGCCTGTCCTACGTCGGTGAACTGGGCTGGGAGCTGTACACCACCGCCGATCTGGGCCTGCGCCTGTGGGACACGCTCTGGCGGGCCGGACAGGAGCACGGCGTGATCGCGGCGGGCCGCAGCGCCTTCAACTCCCTGCGCCTGGAGAAGGGTTACCGCGCCTGGGGCCACGACATGACCAGCGAGCACAACCCCTACGAGGCCGGCGTGGGCTTCGCCGTCCGCAAAAAGAAGGGCGACTACGTGGGCCGCGACGCGATCGTCGACGTCACCAAGGACACGGTGGACCGCCGCCTCACGGCCCTCCTGATCGAGGACGACCGCTCGGTGGTCATGGGCCACGAACCGGTCCACGTGAACGGCCACCCCTGCGGCTACGTCACCAGCGCCGCGTACGGCTACACCCTCGGCCGCCCGATCGCCTACGCCTGGCTCCCGGCCGAGCACGCGGAACCCGGAACACGGGTGGAGATCGGCTACTTCGGCGACCGAGTGGCGGCGACGACGGCGGCGGAGCCGCTGTTCGACCCGGAGATGACGCGAATCCGCCGGTGAGCCGGGTCGCGACGTCGGCGTAGCCGTCGGTGGCAGACGTGTGCGCCTGCCACCTGGTCGGCGACCGAGCGGCGCCGGATCACCCCAACAGGTCCCCGATCGTCCGAGCCACCTCGACCGCCCGCGGATCCGCGCCGCCCGGCCACGGGCCCCGAGCGATCGTGTAGCCGAAGGCCACACCCGTGTCCGGGTCGACGCAGCCCAGCGAGCCGCACGCGCCGTCGTGGCCGATGCTGCGCGGGCCGCCCCACGCCAGCTGCTTGCTCGGCTTCTGGAAGATGATGGCGTGTGCGCGGTCGTGCTGGTCGAGTACCTCGTCGTAGCCGCGTACCTGCTGTTGGCCGACCGTGGCGACGGTGTCGGGGCTCAGCAGCGGCGCGGATCCCTCGACACCCGTGACCGCGGCCGCGAGCAGCGTGGCGATGCCGAGGGCGTCGGCCGTCGCCGAGCCCGCGGGGTGGCCGAAGCGCCAGGACTGCTCGTCGTTGGCGAGATGGACGGGCGCGCCGGGCCGGGGCCCGAAGGTCAGCCGCTGCATCGCGTGCGGCGGGCCCTGCGGCTTCGGGTGTTCGCCGAGCGGCGGGATCATCGGCAGAACGTCCACGCGCCGCTCCTCGAGCCCCTGCCCCTCGGGGAGACCGAGGTAGAACGCGGCACCGAGCGGGCGGCGGATCTCCTCCTCGTAGAAGTCGTGGAGCGTGCGCCCGGTGATCCGGAAGACCAGTTCGGCGGCCAAGTTGCCGATCGTCAGGCCGTGGTAGCCGAAGGCCGACCCCGGATGCCACAGCGGCCGTGTCGCGGCCAGTCGCTCGGCACCCTTGTGATGGTCGAGCAACTCGTCCCAGGCCAGCCCGGGTTGAGCCTCCGGCAGCCCGGCCTGGTGCGAGAGCAGCTGCCGTACGGTGACCCGATCCTTCCCGGCCTGTCCGAACTCGGGCCAGTACGAGGCCACCGTCGCGTCGAGGTCCAGCAGCCCGCGCTCGACCAGGAGCCCGACCGAGACACCGATGATGTTCTTCGACGTCGAGTACGGCACGATCAGCGAGTCACGTCCCAGATGCGGCCCGCCGTATGCGTCGAGCGCGAGCTGCCCGTCCACGTACGCCGCGACCTGGATCGAGAGGTCGGGATCGGCGGACAGCAGCCGGTCCAGCCGGTCGACGACTTCCTCGAGACCGGCATCGGCCCGTCCGGACAACGGCCCTTGCAGCTCCGACAGCTTCATCGCTCTCCCTCGATCCGCGCGTGCGCCCAACCGATCACCGGCGCTTGCACGTGTCAAGAGTCTGCGTGGGGTTCCACCGGAACCCTGCGAGGTTCGCCCGAATCACCATGTGTTCCCATATCCGGGCCGAGGGAGTGGGATGTCGCGCGGACCGCCGCGCGGGTCGGCGTAGCGAAGGGCGGGTGGCGGGGTGGCAGGCGCAGGGGACAGAGGCGCGCGGACAGTCATGTGGTTGCTGTGCGCGGTGCTGATGCTCGCCGTCGGGGCGGCGATGATCCCCGAGTTCCGCGCGGCGCAGGAACGGGAGCGGGAGTTCCGGGCGGCGCCGGTGTGCGCCTCGGCCCCGGTCGAGGTGTCGGACTGCCGGTGGAAGCAGAAGTTCACCGTACGCAGCGTGGACCTGCACCGCGGATCGAGGCACAAGTCGCCGGAGGCCGACCTGCTGCTGCCCTCCGGCAAGCCATGGCATGTGAACTTCCGGAACTACAACCCCGTCGCATCGGGCCTCGAACCGCGCGACAAGGTGGTCGGACTGATCTGGCGCGGCGACGTCGTCGACCTGCGCGACACCGAGGGTGAGCACCAGGAGACCACCGAGGGCCCGCTGGACTGGCCGACGGACCGCCTCGGCGGCGCCCTCGCGTTCCTGTCTTTCGGAGCGGCCGCCCTGGTCGGCGCGCTGTGGTCGGCGTTCGCCCGCGGCAACCGGCGCCACGAAGCGGCCGGGAGAATGGTGCGCCTGCACGGCATCCCCCTCGGCGTCACCGCCATCCTGATCCTGTGGCTGCAATCGGCCAACGACTGGCCCGCGCGGTCGCTTCCGATCATCTGGGGGATCGTCGCGGCGCTGATCCTCGCCAACATGGTGGGCTTCGTCGTGGCGGCGCTGCGCGGGCAGATCGGGCGCGCGAGCGGCGAAGCGTGACGGCGGCTCAGCCCACCAGTGCCCCGCTGAGCAGATGGCCGCGCCGATGGTCGTGACCGCCGTGCAGACCCACAAGATCGCCCTGCGCGCGCTCCTCACCGAACTGGCGGAGGACGCCGGCGTGCGCAACTCGGTCGCGGTGGGCGCCCAGTTGGCCGTGCTGTTCGACGGGGCGATGGCCCTCGCGACGTTCGCGGGGGACACGGACGCCGCGCTGCACGCACGCAAGGCGGCGCAGGCGGTGCTGGCCGCGGAACTGTGACGTGTGGCTACGAGATATTCGTAGTCACACGTCACAGTCCCGAGCGAGCGGCGGGTGCTGGATTGTGCGCTACTCCGGCTCCAATACGAAGGTGTACTCGGCCTGAAGGTACGGCTCCGTGAGCTTGCTGCCGTCGGGCGGCGGGGCGGAGGCTGGGTCGCGTTCAGCGAAGGGGACGATGAGGGGGTCCTTCGTGCCGAACACGACGTCGCTGTCCAGGTATTGGCTGCCCTCCCGGAACAGATGGGTGATCAGTTTGCGGTGGCCGGGGTGGTCGATGAGGAAGTGCACGTGGGCCGGGCGGAAGTGGCTGATCCGGGTCCTGTGGATGAGCTCGCCCACCGGGCCGTCCATGGGGATGGCGTAGCCGAGGGGCGCGACGGTGCGGATGCAGTACGTGCCGTCCTCGCGGGTGGTGTACTTCGCGCGCAGCCGGGCCTCGTCGACCTCGGGGACCTGGGACTCGTACGCGCCGTCGGTGTCGGCCTGCCATACGTCGAGGACGACGTGGGGGAGTGGCCTGCCCGCGGTGTCGGTGACCGTACCGGTGAGGAAGAGCGGGGTGCCGGGGAGGCCGTCCGACATGTCGTGGGCGTGGGGTACGTCGGGGGAGCCGTCGATGTGGAACGGGCCGAGGACCGTGGCGGGCGTGGCACGCTCGGAGAAGCGGTGGCCGAGCTCCACGGTGAGCATGCTCAGTCCCAACACGTCGGAGGCCAGCACGAGTTCCTGGCGTTTGTCGTCGCTGAGCCGGCCGGCCTCCGTGAGCCAGGTGATCGCGGCCGCCCACTCGTCCTCCGTCAGGTTCACCTCGCGGGCGTACGCGTGGAGGTGGCGGACGAGGGAGGTCAGCAGCTCGGCCAGGCGCGGGGAATCGGCGGTGGACCAGCGGCCGACGGCCAGTTGGGTGAGGTCGTGCTCGTCGATGGACACGGGCTACTCCTGCGGGGAGGCGGAGGGCAAGGGAGTTGGTGGGATCGGAGTGCTGTGCTGTTCCACTGAGGCGAAGATGTCCCGGGCGACCGGCGTGCGGATCTCCTCCGCCAGCTGCCCGATCAGGCCCGCGGTGCGGGCGAGCAGGGCGAAGCCGCGCAGGAGGGGGAGTGGGAGGCCCAGATCGGCGAGGGCGGCTCCGCACACCCCGGCGCCGTTGAGGGGGAGCGTGCGGCCGAGGACGCCCGGGTGGGTGCGGCCGATGGCCTCGAAGAGGGTGAGGTGCGGGCCGAAGAGGCCCTCCTCGCGGGCGATGTCCATGAGGCGCTGGGTGCGCGGGTCGCCCTCCTTGTGGAGGTGGTGGCCCAGGCCCGGGATCAACTCGTGTGCGGAGTGGGTGTGTTGGATCGTGCGGCGCGCCAACGAGTCCCAGGCTGTCTGGTCGTCGGGGGCCGGGTGCTCGGTGCCGAGTGAGGTCACCACTGCGGCGAGGTAATGGCCCGTGTCCTCGGTGACGCCGAGGAAGCGGGAGCCGCCGCCCAGCAGTCCGGCGGCGAGGGCGCCCTGGACCGAGTCCGGGGCGGAGAGGTACGTGAGGCGGGAGACGATCGCGGTCGGGGTGAAGCCGTGGTCGGCGAGCGCGGCCAGGACCGCCTCGAAGACGCGGGTCTCGCCGGGGCTCGGGCGGCGCTGCGTGGCCAGCCAGAACGCCAGCTCACCGAAGCCGACGGAGCCCATGATGTCCTCGGCCAGGTCCTGGCCGAGGAGCGTGATCCGCTTCGGGTCCGATGCGCCCAGGGCTGTGGGGTAGGAGGGGGGTGTGGTGGATGTGGGGTGGGTGGGCTGGTTGGGCTGCTTCGGTTGGTTGGGGTGTTTCGGGTGCTTCGGCTGGTCAGGCATGTGGGGGCTCCGTGGGGGTGGGCTTGGTCAGCCATGTGCGCAACTCCTCGCCGTGTTCGTCCAGTTCGGGCGGTGGGAGGCGGTACGTGGCAGGGGTCGCGGAGAAGCGGATCGGGTGGCGGGTCGTGGGCAGGGTGCGGTCGCCCTCGCCGACGGTGACGACCGGGTCGAGGCCGAACTCCTCGGCCATCGTGAAGCCGCCGTCGATCGTGTTGATCGGGCCGCTCGGGACTCCGGCCTTCACCAGCAGCGTGAACCATTCGTGCGCGCCGCGCGTGGCCAGGCGCTCGACCAGGATCGGGCGCAGTTCGTCGCGGTGGGACGTGCGATCGGCGTTGCGGGCGAAACGCGGGTCGTCGGCGGTATTCGGGATGCCCAACACGGAGCACAGCGTGCGGAATTGGCCGTCGTTGGCGGCGGCGACGATCAGGTCGTGGTCGGCCGTCGGCAGCGGTTCGTACGGGAAGACGCTGGGGTGGGCGTTGCCCATGCGGTAGGGGACCGTGCCCCCGGCGACGTACGCGGAGCTGTGGTTGACGAGGCCGGTGAGCGCCGAGGAAAGGAGGTTCACCTCGACGTGCTGGCCCTCGCCGGTGGCATCGCGGTGGCGCAGCGCCGCGAGGATACCGATGGCGGCGTGGTTGCCCGCCATGACGTCGAAGACGGAGATGCCGGCCCGGAAGGGCGGGCCCTCCGGGTCCCCGGTCAGGCTCATCAGGCCGGACATGGCCTGCACCATCAGGTCGTAGCCGGGGACGTCACGGCCCGCGCCGGTGCCGAATCCGGTGATGGACGTGTAGACGAGGCGGGGGTTCGCGGCGTGGATCGTCTCGAAGTCGAGGCCGTAGCGGTCCAGGCCGCCGGGGCGGAAGTTCTCTATCAACACGTCGGCGCGGTGGGCGAGTTCGGCCGCGAGCGCGGCATCGGACTCGTCCCGGAGGTCCAAGGAGAGGGAGCGCTTGCCGCGGTTGATGCCCAGGTAGTACGTCGAGACGCCGTCGTGGACCGGGGGCATCCACGTGCGGGTGTCGTCGCCGCGCGGGCCCTCGACCTTGATGACGTCGGCGCCGAGGTCCGCGAGCAGCATCGTCGCGTACGGGCCCGCGAGGATGCGGGAGAAGTCGGCGACGAGGATGCCGGACAGCGGTCCTTTGGTGGGCGGTTGATCGGGTGCGGTGCTTGGTGGCATGGAGTCGGCCTCTCCGTGTCCGAGGGCCGGACACTTGCCCGTGTGGGGGATGCGGGAGCTCGGCGGGTGTGGCGTCACGGAGTGGTGGGTGCGCTCTCGGGGCTCCGCCACGGGCCCCGCTGCTCAAGCGCCGCAGGGGCTTGAATTGGGCCAGTCGGCTTCTGTGCCAGCGTCACATGTGGGACCGACTCCATCCGCGCGAAGTCGAGGCTGATCTCTCCCGCCGCGTGCAGCAGGCGCGGCAGGTGGGCGTGCACCAGGACGTCGACCGGGGTCTCGGCCGCGTGCGCGTTGACGTTGAGGCTCGCGATCACGCGGCCCGTGCCGTCCCGCAGGGGCGCCGCCACCGAACGGATGCCGCGGGCCAGCTGCTCGTCCGTGAGGGCCCAGCCGCGGGCCCGTACGTCGCACAACTCCGCCTCCCACTCGGCGCGTTCGGGGCGCCAGAGCGGAGTGAGGCCCGAGCGGCTCGGCTCGGCGAGAACCCGTGCCGCCTCGTCCGGGGCGAGCGCGGCGAGCAGTACCTTGCCGAGGGAGGTCTGGAGCGCGGGGAAGCGGGTGCCGATCTGCACGGACAGCGTGACGATCTTCGGGCGGGCCACCCGGGCGACGTAGACGATGTCCGAACCGTCGAGCTGCGCGATCGAGCAGGACTCGTCGGTCTGCTCGACGAGGCGTTCCAGATGGGGGCGCGCCACGTCCCACAGGCCCATCGAGCGGACGTAGGCGACCCCGAGGTCGAGCACGCGCGGCGTGAGCGCGAAGCCGGCGGCGCACTGGCGGACGTAGCCGAGTTCGGTCAGCGTCAGCAGGATGCGGCGCGCGGTCGGGCGGGCGAGGCCCGTATCGGTCGCGACCTCGGCGAGCGACATCACCGGGCGGCCCGACCGGAACGCGGTGATCACGTCCAGACCGCGGGCCAACGCCTCGATGAAGTCCGGGCCGGTTCCTTCGCGTGGCATGGCGGCTCCTCCGTGCCATGGGCCAATCGATCCAACTCCCCACTGTTCCATGGGGATTGACAGCAGGGTGCGCCTTCATCAGCATCGGTGGCAATGGTCGACCGGCATACGGACGCTCGTCCGACAGGGGGCGATGCGGGTCCGGACCGATCCAGAGAGGTCCGGAGTGCCGGAGAGGAGACCGATGATGCATCGCTCAGCTCCCTCGGAACCACCGAACCCGCCGAACCCGCCGGAATCGTTCCCGCCCGGACGGCCCGTCGTCCTGCGCGGCGGCACCGTCCTGCCCATGGACCGCGCCCGTCGGGTCCTCCCCGGCACCGATGTGCTGGTCATCGGTGATCGCATCGCCGCCGTCGGGCCTCAACTCGCGGTAGCCGACGGCACGTTGGAGATCGACGCCACCGACGGCATCGTCATGCCCGGCATGATCGACACGCATCGGCACATGTGGCAGACCGCCATGCGCGGCTACGGCGCCGACTGGACGCTCACCCAGTATTTCGTCTGGTACTACCTCGAACACGGCACCGCCTTTCGCCCGCAGGACATCCACGCGGGCAACCTGCTCGCCGCCGTCGAGGCGCTCGACGCGGGCGTCACGACGGTCGTCGACTGGTCGCACGGGCTGCAGAGCACCGCGCACGCCGAGGCCGCCGTGGACGCGCTGCGCTCCGTTCCCGGCCGGTACGTCCTCGCCTACGGGAACATCCAGCAGGCGCCCGCCGAATGGGCCACGGCCCCGGACTTCCGGGCCTTCGCGCGTCGGCACATCGCCGATGCCGACGACATGCTCGGCTTCCAGCTCGCCTTTGACGTCACGGGCGACCCGGCCTTCCCCGAGAAGCCCGCCTTCGAGGCCGCCCGCGAACTCGGCGTACCCGTCACCACGCACGCAGGGGTGTGGGGCGCCACCAATGACGACGGCATCCGCCTCATGCACGAGCACGGCTTCATGACACCCGAGACGGTGTACGTGCACGCGGCGACGCTGTCACCGGACTCGTACCAGCGCATCGCGGCGACCGGCGGCTCGGTGTCCGTGTCCACGGAGAGCGAGCAGAGCGCGGGCCAGGGCTATCCGACGACCTGGGCGTTGCGCGCCCACGGCATCCCCGTGTCCCTGTCGATGGATACGAGCGTGTGGTGGAGCGGCGATCTGTTCTCCGCGATGCGTACGACGCTGGGCGCCGACCGGGCCCGCGAGCACTTGGAGGCGCACGCGCTGGGGGAGACCGTCACGCACTGCGCGCTGCGGGCGGAGCAGGTCGTGGAGTGGGCGACCGCGGGCGGCGCGCGGGCGCTCGGCCGTGACCGTGACCTCGGCAGCGTGGAGGAGGGCAAGAAGGCCGATCTCGTCCTCGTAAAGAACGACCACTCACCTGTTTCCTTCCCGCTTCTCAATCCCTACGGACACATCGCCTTCCAGGCTCAGCGCGGTGATGTGCACACCGTCCTTGTCGACGGGCGGGTCGTGAAGCACGAGCACCGCCTCGTCGACATCGACCTCGCCGCCGTGCGACGCGAGGCCGAGGGCACCGTCGAGCACCTGCGGTCGACGCTGGGCGAGGAGGCGTGGCGGGCCGGAATGAACCCCGACGTTCCCGAGGCGAAGATCCTCGACAACCCGTACACGTACACCGACTTCCGGTCCGGAACGACCCACGGCCGGTGAGGTCCCCGATCGGCCGGACGGAGGCCGCGTCGAGGGCATCGAGTGCGGTGTGAAAGACTTTCACCCTGCCGGTGCGAGCACGGTCCCCATGGAGACCGTCGACGCCACCATCTCTTCTTTCGTCCTCCGGATGCCACGACCGTTTTTCTCCCCGGTCGCGCCGTGTCCGGACGTCGGCATGAGCGGGTGGGGCAGGCCGCCCGCCCCGGCGCCTGCCCCAGTCCACCTCGCGCGACGGAACGACGGAACCAAGCCACATGACACAACTGGATGAGACGGCCGCGACCCCGAGCGCCGCAGGCCCGGTGGACAGTGCGGACGGCGGTGACAAGCCCAGCCGTTACGCGAAGAAGGCGGTGTTCGCCTCCTCCCTCGGCTACGCGATGGACGGCTTCGACCTGCTGATCCTGAGCTTCGCCCTCTCCGCCATCTCCGCCGACCTCGGCCTGGACAAGGCGCAGGGCGGCTCGCTCGCCACCATCACGCTCATCGGCGCCGTCGTCGGCGGACTCGGCTTCGGGATGCTCGCCGACCGGATCGGGCGGGTGAAGGTCCTCACCTACTCGGTGATCTTCTTCGCCGTCTTCACCGGCCTCTCGGCGCTGGCGACGTCGTACGGGGAGCTGTCCGCGTTCCGGTTCCTGGCCGGCGTCGGGATCGGCGGCGAGTTCGGCATCGGTATGACGCTCGCCGCCGAGGCGTGGCCGAGCAAGAAGCGGGCGCGCGCCACGTCGCTGGTCGCGCTCGGCTTCCAGGCCGGCGTGCTGGCCGCGGCGCTCATCTCGGCGCCGGTGCTCGCCGCATGGGGCTGGCAGGGACTGTTCCTGATCGGCGCGGTGCCCGCGGTGGTCGCCATCGCGCTGCGCTCCCGGCTGCACGAGCCCGAGCACTTCACGCGCAGCCGCAGCGAGGGCGCGCGCCTGTCGACGCTCGCCTCACTGAAGCTGCTGGTGAAGGACGGGCCCACGGCCCGCGCCAGCTTCGGCGTCCTCGTCCTGACCTCGGTCCAGAACTTCGGCTACTACGGCATCATGACGTGGCTGCCGACCTACCTGAGCGAACGGTTCGGCTACAGCCTCACCAAGTCCTCCGGCTGGACCGCCGTCACCGTCGTCGGCATGGCGCTCGGGATTCTTCTTTTCGGTGAACTCGCCGATCGGCTCGGCAGGCGCAGGACGTTCTGGTTCTTCCAGGTCGGCGCGGCCGTCTCCGTCCTCGCGTACAGCCAGCTCGTCTCGCCCTGGGCGCTGTTCGTCGGCGGCGCCGTGATGGGCCTCTTCGCCAACGGCATGACCGGCGGCTACGGCGCGCTGATGGCCGAGCTGTACCCGACGCAGGTGCGGGCCACCGCGCAGAACACCCTGTTCAACATCGGCCGTGCGGTGGGCGGTTTCGCGCCCGTCGTCGTGGCCCTGTGCGCGGACCGGTGGGGCTTCGCCGTCGCCATCGGCCTGCTGTCCGCGATCTACGTCGCCGACATCCTCGCCATGTTCGTCATCCCGGAGCGCAAGGGTTCGCGGCTCGCCTGAGGGCCCCTGACGGCACCCGCGCAGGGTGCTCGCCTTCGGCGCGGACGGGCCGCATGCTGGGACCGGACGTCCGCGCCGAAGGGGAGGCAGCCGTGACTGCTCGCGATCAGGATCTGCGTACCCAGAAGATCTGGGCCCGCGACGCGCCCCACTACGACGGCTGGATGCGCCGCATCGACCGACACCTGCTGCGCGGGGGACGCGCCCGGTTGTGCGAGCGGGCCCACGGCCGGGTTCTGGAGGTCGCCGTCGGTACCGGCCTCAACCTGCCGTACTATCCCAAGGGCACCGACCTGACCGGGATCGACCTCTCCCCGGACATGCTGGCCCGCGCCCGGGTACGCGCCGCGGACCTCGGTGTCGACGCCATCCTCAGCGAGGCGTCCGCGACCCGGCTCCCGTTCCCCGACGGCTCCTTCGACACGGTCGTCTGCGCGCTGGCCCTGTGCTGCATCCCCGACGACCGCTCGGCCGTCGCCGAGATGCACCGCGTTCTCGCGCCGGGCGGCACGCTCCTCCTGATCGACCATGTCATCAGCCACCGCTTCGCCGTCCGCACGCTCCAGCGGGCGATCGAACCCGTGATGATGAAGCTCGCCGACGACCACCAACTGCGCCGCCCGCTGCACCTCGTACGGGAGGCGGGATTCAAAGTCGTCGAGCGTGAGCGCTACAGCTTCGGCGTGATCGAACGGCTCGTCGCGGTCAAGCCGGAGCTGGAGCCGGATCCCGAGCCGGAGTGAGGGAGTCCAGGACGGCGGCGAGGTCCGCGCCCGCGCGCAGGAGTTCCACGGAGCGCGCGCCGATCCGGTCGAGGCGTTCCACGAGGATGTGCCGGACCCGCTCAGGACCGCCGCCCTCCTGGAGTGAGTGCAGCGAGTCGATGATGTCCCGCACCGCGGGGATGCCGTATCCGCTGCCGCGCAGCGCCGCGACGATCCTGGCCGCGCCGATCGCCGGGGCGTCGTAGCGGCGCGCCCGCAGCGAGGTCACGCGCTCGGGCGTGACGAGCCCCTCCCGCTCCCAGAAGCGCAGCGTCGAGGTGCGGACGCCGAGCGCGGCGGCGAGTTCGGTGATGGTCATGGTGTCGGCGCCCTCGGCCGCGCTGTGGTGGGCCGCTTCGGTTTCGACCGCGCCGTGGTGAGCCGCCTCGGACTCGATCGCCCACAGCGCCTGCTGGGCGCGCAGCACCTCGTCGCCTTCGCGCGCGAGGCCGACGTGCACGGCGTTGATCGAGGCAGCCGCCTCCGTGACCGTCCGCGTCCACAGGTCGGCCATCAGCTGCCGGGCGGCGACGGGCCCGACGGCCCCGGCGAGCCCCCGGTAGGCACGCAGCGCCTGTACGTGGACGGGCGCGTAGGCCCGATAGCCATTGCCCGACCGCACGGCCGCCGGGATGACCCCGAGCCGCTCCAGATCGCGCACCTGTTGCACGGAGTACGCCGACTCCCTGGCGACATCGACGGTCCTGAGCGCGCTCTCGTCGGGCATCGGTCCCCTCTCGCCTCCCCGCAACCCCACACAAGCACTTCAAGCCGATGCTTGAACCATGACCAGCAACACGAGTATGGAACAGATCATCACGACCGTGCGCGGCTTCGACGGCGCGCTCGTCCTCGCTCCCGAGCCCGGCGGTGATTTCCCCGAGATCGCGTGGGGCGACGCGTTCTTCTACTACGCGCCGGACGGCGAGGTCCCGCAGGCCGTCCAGCCGTACGGGACGATCGTCACCAAGAACTATCCGGGTGACGTGCTGTCGGCACTGGACGCACCCGGCCGCCTGCGCGTGAACATCCAGCTCGACCGGGCCACGTTCCAACAGCTCACTGGAGAGTCCCCGGTGGACCACGCGGCCGTCGACACCGTGCTGCCCCATCCCGTGTACGGCGCCCAGAACTGGATCTGCGTCGTCAATCCCGGTGAGGGGACGTACGACACGGTCCTGTGGCTGCTGCGCGCCGCGCACGACGCCGCACGGGCCCGCTTCGAGCGCCGTCGGCAGACGTGATCAGCAGACCGTGCCCGGCCGGGCCGCCGTCGCCCGCAGCAACTCCCGCACCAGCTCGAAGTCGACGGCGGCCGCCTTCCGGAACCGTAGGCACCCCTTGCCCATGTCCTGCCCCGCGAGCCGCTCGGTGAAGGCCTCACGCACATCGCTGCGCATCAGATAGAAGGAGATGTACTGCTTCTGGCCCGCGAACGCGATCTCGGCGACACCGTCCCGCTCGTAGGCGGGCATGCCGTACGCCATGACCTCCGCGAAGCCGGCCAGCTCGGCGCGGCACAGCCGCCGGAGTTCGCCGAGCGCGGCCCTGCGCTCGTCGGGCACCTCGTCGAGGTAGTCGTCCACGGTCCGGGCGGAGCTTTGCACCATGGCGGGATCGTACGTCGCCGCTCGCACTGCCGTCGGCGTGCTCGCTCACGCCTCACTCGGCGCCGGGGCAGGAGACAGGACGTCGGGTGCCGGCGTCGCCCGGCGGGCGCCCGCGCGGGTGGCGCCGACGCCGGCGGCGACCACGAAGGCGATACCGGCGGCGGGTGCCAGGCCGGGTGTCTGGCCGAGGACGAGGAGGCCGACCAGCATGGCGATGGCGGGTTCGAGGCTCATCAGGGTCCCGAAGGCCGACGTGGTCAGGCGTCGCAGGGCGAGGAATTCGAGGGCGAAGGGCAGTACGGGACTCAGGGCGGCCAGGGCGAGCATGATCCACAGAGTCGGCCAGGTGACGTGGGCCGTGACGGCGGGCGCGGCGACGATCATGCCGAGCACGCCGGCGACGGGCATGGA
Protein-coding sequences here:
- a CDS encoding serine hydrolase domain-containing protein, with amino-acid sequence MKLSELQGPLSGRADAGLEEVVDRLDRLLSADPDLSIQVAAYVDGQLALDAYGGPHLGRDSLIVPYSTSKNIIGVSVGLLVERGLLDLDATVASYWPEFGQAGKDRVTVRQLLSHQAGLPEAQPGLAWDELLDHHKGAERLAATRPLWHPGSAFGYHGLTIGNLAAELVFRITGRTLHDFYEEEIRRPLGAAFYLGLPEGQGLEERRVDVLPMIPPLGEHPKPQGPPHAMQRLTFGPRPGAPVHLANDEQSWRFGHPAGSATADALGIATLLAAAVTGVEGSAPLLSPDTVATVGQQQVRGYDEVLDQHDRAHAIIFQKPSKQLAWGGPRSIGHDGACGSLGCVDPDTGVAFGYTIARGPWPGGADPRAVEVARTIGDLLG
- a CDS encoding dioxygenase family protein, translated to MSIDEHDLTQLAVGRWSTADSPRLAELLTSLVRHLHAYAREVNLTEDEWAAAITWLTEAGRLSDDKRQELVLASDVLGLSMLTVELGHRFSERATPATVLGPFHIDGSPDVPHAHDMSDGLPGTPLFLTGTVTDTAGRPLPHVVLDVWQADTDGAYESQVPEVDEARLRAKYTTREDGTYCIRTVAPLGYAIPMDGPVGELIHRTRISHFRPAHVHFLIDHPGHRKLITHLFREGSQYLDSDVVFGTKDPLIVPFAERDPASAPPPDGSKLTEPYLQAEYTFVLEPE
- a CDS encoding citryl-CoA lyase, producing the protein MPDQPKHPKHPNQPKQPNQPTHPTSTTPPSYPTALGASDPKRITLLGQDLAEDIMGSVGFGELAFWLATQRRPSPGETRVFEAVLAALADHGFTPTAIVSRLTYLSAPDSVQGALAAGLLGGGSRFLGVTEDTGHYLAAVVTSLGTEHPAPDDQTAWDSLARRTIQHTHSAHELIPGLGHHLHKEGDPRTQRLMDIAREEGLFGPHLTLFEAIGRTHPGVLGRTLPLNGAGVCGAALADLGLPLPLLRGFALLARTAGLIGQLAEEIRTPVARDIFASVEQHSTPIPPTPLPSASPQE
- a CDS encoding CaiB/BaiF CoA transferase family protein, whose protein sequence is MPPSTAPDQPPTKGPLSGILVADFSRILAGPYATMLLADLGADVIKVEGPRGDDTRTWMPPVHDGVSTYYLGINRGKRSLSLDLRDESDAALAAELAHRADVLIENFRPGGLDRYGLDFETIHAANPRLVYTSITGFGTGAGRDVPGYDLMVQAMSGLMSLTGDPEGPPFRAGISVFDVMAGNHAAIGILAALRHRDATGEGQHVEVNLLSSALTGLVNHSSAYVAGGTVPYRMGNAHPSVFPYEPLPTADHDLIVAAANDGQFRTLCSVLGIPNTADDPRFARNADRTSHRDELRPILVERLATRGAHEWFTLLVKAGVPSGPINTIDGGFTMAEEFGLDPVVTVGEGDRTLPTTRHPIRFSATPATYRLPPPELDEHGEELRTWLTKPTPTEPPHA
- a CDS encoding IclR family transcriptional regulator domain-containing protein; amino-acid sequence: MPREGTGPDFIEALARGLDVITAFRSGRPVMSLAEVATDTGLARPTARRILLTLTELGYVRQCAAGFALTPRVLDLGVAYVRSMGLWDVARPHLERLVEQTDESCSIAQLDGSDIVYVARVARPKIVTLSVQIGTRFPALQTSLGKVLLAALAPDEAARVLAEPSRSGLTPLWRPERAEWEAELCDVRARGWALTDEQLARGIRSVAAPLRDGTGRVIASLNVNAHAAETPVDVLVHAHLPRLLHAAGEISLDFARMESVPHVTLAQKPTGPIQAPAALEQRGPWRSPESAPTTP
- a CDS encoding amidohydrolase family protein; protein product: MDRARRVLPGTDVLVIGDRIAAVGPQLAVADGTLEIDATDGIVMPGMIDTHRHMWQTAMRGYGADWTLTQYFVWYYLEHGTAFRPQDIHAGNLLAAVEALDAGVTTVVDWSHGLQSTAHAEAAVDALRSVPGRYVLAYGNIQQAPAEWATAPDFRAFARRHIADADDMLGFQLAFDVTGDPAFPEKPAFEAARELGVPVTTHAGVWGATNDDGIRLMHEHGFMTPETVYVHAATLSPDSYQRIAATGGSVSVSTESEQSAGQGYPTTWALRAHGIPVSLSMDTSVWWSGDLFSAMRTTLGADRAREHLEAHALGETVTHCALRAEQVVEWATAGGARALGRDRDLGSVEEGKKADLVLVKNDHSPVSFPLLNPYGHIAFQAQRGDVHTVLVDGRVVKHEHRLVDIDLAAVRREAEGTVEHLRSTLGEEAWRAGMNPDVPEAKILDNPYTYTDFRSGTTHGR